The genomic region GCCGAACAGCGGCTGATAGTGGTCAAAGAGATAGAGTCCCTCTCTGTCAAGAGCCGGAAGCTGATCCTGGAACATTTGGATTCTCCCAGCCAGGATGTCTGTTTGATATTATGTTCCGTTAATCTGGAAAAGAAAACAGCCTTTTACAAGGGGTTGGTTGAAAAAATACCCACCTTGGTCTTCAACCAACTTAAGGAGACCGAGACCGTAAAATGGGTGATGGCCAAAGCCTCCGCCAGGGGATTAAAGATCGTCCCTGCCGGAGCCCAGATGCTGGTTGAAATCTCCGGCAACAACCTGGGCATCCTGGACAAGGAGATCGAAAAGTTCGAGATATATACCATCGGTCAAAACCGGTCCGAAATAACCGAAGCGGACATAAAGTCACTGGCAGGGTCGTCATTCGAAGTCGAGAGCTACGAACTGGCCGGCGCCATCTGCACCAAAGATCGGGATAGATCGCTGATACTTTACGAAAAACTGCTGTCCTCCGGGGAGGACACGGTAAGGCTGGTAAGCGCCATTTATTATCAGCTTGGAAAATACTGGAAG from Candidatus Edwardsbacteria bacterium harbors:
- the holA gene encoding DNA polymerase III subunit delta — its product is MTFNDLERQIATKKIALAYFFPGEEEYLKDQAIGRLALAFLGESQVSQGLERISATEQDGISIIQRTQSLGMFAEQRLIVVKEIESLSVKSRKLILEHLDSPSQDVCLILCSVNLEKKTAFYKGLVEKIPTLVFNQLKETETVKWVMAKASARGLKIVPAGAQMLVEISGNNLGILDKEIEKFEIYTIGQNRSEITEADIKSLAGSSFEVESYELAGAICTKDRDRSLILYEKLLSSGEDTVRLVSAIYYQLGKYWK